A part of Oncorhynchus clarkii lewisi isolate Uvic-CL-2024 chromosome 17, UVic_Ocla_1.0, whole genome shotgun sequence genomic DNA contains:
- the LOC139370747 gene encoding eukaryotic translation initiation factor 4B-like isoform X9, translating into MAAAAKKKGNKKGKTLTLTDFLAEDGGSGGNAPPPQPSYAKSTSWADETDDLEGDVSTSWHTGEDSYRAPAIDRNILPTAPRSAREPNVDRSRLPRSPPYTAFLGNLPYDVSEESIKDFFRGLAISAVRLPREPSNPERLKGFGYAEFDDVDSLLRALTLNEENLGNRRIRVDIADQSNDKEGRDNGQMGGRDRMGRMGDMAGPDKTDSDDWRARPTADADDGPPKREESAFGSRDRYGDRDVLRRDNDRGFGDRGGDRDRGFGGRDRYDDRGAFGSRRDRDDGGRRAFGSGYRRDDDDQSGGGGGSRYGARDRYGGDREGRYERQDEGREERGGPTERPKLVLKPRSMTKEEQQAGSVGGSPAAPATARSSGRASIFGAAKPVDTAAKEQEVEEKLQRQLEEDQSKGFDRKPRDRDRDPSWRNEEPPSERSRTGSESSHPRSTSGGRASRRRESERSVENEVFSGKEDDPPSPVARPSSANSSTFSKEPLKVMPAPPPKENAWAKRPALSTGSSEGCAPISTSDTAPPKLSLSSTNERGSNKESLKEEAETQDLHQSQRNTKSPPPLNSAQPVNTLLC; encoded by the exons ATGGCGGCGGCAG CTAAGAAAAAGGGGAATAAGAAGGGGAAGACTCTGACCCTCACTGACTTCCTCGCAGAGGACGGTGGGAGTGGGGGCAATGCTCCACCACCGCAACCCAGCTACGCCAAGTCCACCAGCTGGGCTGATGAGACCGATGACCTGGAAGGAGATG TGTCCACCTCCTGGCACACAGGGGAGGACAGTTACCGGGCCCCCGCAATAGACCGTAACATCCTGCCCACAGCGCCACGGTCGGCCCGTGAGCCGAATGTGGACCGCTCACGCCTCCCCCGCAGCCCCCCCTACACTGCCTTCCTGGGCAACCTGCCCTACGACGTCTCAGAGGAATCTATCAAGGACTTCTTCCGGGGCCTAGCG ATCAGTGCGGTGCGCTTGCCACGGGAGCCCAGTAACCCAGAGAGGCTGAAGGGCTTTGGCTACGCAGAGTTTGATGACGTGGACTCCCTCTTGAGGGCGCTGACTCTCAACGAGGAG AACCTGGGAAACCGCAGGATCCGGGTGGATATTGCAGATCAGTCCAATGACAAGG AGGGGAGAGACAATGGTCAGATGGGTGGACGAGACCGGATGGGCCGCATGGGAGACATGGCAGGCCCCGACAAGACAGACAGTGATGACTGGAGGGCCCGGCCCACTGCAGACGCCGACGATGGACCCCCAAAGAGAGAGGAATCCGCCTTTG GGTCACGCGACCGCTACGGAGACCGTGACGTGCTGCGAAGGGACAACGACCGCGGCTTCGGCGACCGTGGCGGCGACCGGGACCGCGGCTTTGGCGGCAGAGACCGCTATGACGACCGGGGAG CCTTTGGCTCCCGCAGGGATAGAGATGACGGAGGGCGACGTGCCTTCGGCAGTGGGTACCGCCGTGACGATGACGATCAGAGTGGCGGAGGTGGTGGTAGCCGCTATGGGGCCCGGGATCGCTACGGCGGAGACCGGGAGGGCCGGTACGAGAGGCAGGACGAAGGGcgtgaggagagag GTGGTCCCACCGAGAGGCCCAAGCTGGTCCTGAAGCCGCGCAGCATGACCAAGGAGGAGCAGCAGGCCGGCAGCGTTGGGGGTTCCCCAGCTGCTCCGGCAACCGCCCGCAGCTCTGGTCGAGCCTCCATCTTTGGAGCGGCCAAGCCCGTGGACACAGCGGCTAAGgagcaggaggtggaggagaagctCCAGAGGCAGCTGGAAGAGGACCAGTCCAAGGGCTTCGATAGGAAACCTCGCGACAGAGACAG GGACCCAAGCTGGAGGAATGAGGAGCCACCTTCTGAGCGGTCCCGCACAGGAAGTGAGTCATCACATCCCAGAAGTACCtctggagggagag CCTCACGgcgcagagagagcgagcgctcAGTGGAGAACGAAGTATTCAGCGGTAAGGAGGACGACCCTCCCTCTCCGGTGGCTCGCCCCTCTTCTGCCAACTCTTCCACCTTCTCCAAGGAGCCCCTCAAGGTGATGCCTGCACCGCCACCTAAGGAGAATGCCTGGGCCAAGCGGCCTGCATTGAGTACCGGGTCCAGCGAGGGATGCGCCCCTATCTCTACCAGTGACACGGCACCTCCCAAACTGAG CTTGAGTTCTACAAATGAAAGAGGATCGAATAAGG
- the LOC139370747 gene encoding eukaryotic translation initiation factor 4B-like isoform X8, producing MAAAAKKKGNKKGKTLTLTDFLAEDGGSGGNAPPPQPSYAKSTSWADETDDLEGDVSTSWHTGEDSYRAPAIDRNILPTAPRSAREPNVDRSRLPRSPPYTAFLGNLPYDVSEESIKDFFRGLAISAVRLPREPSNPERLKGFGYAEFDDVDSLLRALTLNEENLGNRRIRVDIADQSNDKEGRDNGQMGGRDRMGRMGDMAGPDKTDSDDWRARPTADADDGPPKREESAFGSRDRYGDRDVLRRDNDRGFGDRGGDRDRGFGGRDRYDDRGGENGAFGSRRDRDDGGRRAFGSGYRRDDDDQSGGGGGSRYGARDRYGGDREGRYERQDEGREERGGPTERPKLVLKPRSMTKEEQQAGSVGGSPAAPATARSSGRASIFGAAKPVDTAAKEQEVEEKLQRQLEEDQSKGFDRKPRDRDRDPSWRNEEPPSERSRTGSESSHPRSTSGGRASRRRESERSVENEVFSGKEDDPPSPVARPSSANSSTFSKEPLKVMPAPPPKENAWAKRPALSTGSSEGCAPISTSDTAPPKLSLSSTNERGSNKESLKEEAETQDLHQSQRNTKSPPPLNSAQPVNTLLC from the exons ATGGCGGCGGCAG CTAAGAAAAAGGGGAATAAGAAGGGGAAGACTCTGACCCTCACTGACTTCCTCGCAGAGGACGGTGGGAGTGGGGGCAATGCTCCACCACCGCAACCCAGCTACGCCAAGTCCACCAGCTGGGCTGATGAGACCGATGACCTGGAAGGAGATG TGTCCACCTCCTGGCACACAGGGGAGGACAGTTACCGGGCCCCCGCAATAGACCGTAACATCCTGCCCACAGCGCCACGGTCGGCCCGTGAGCCGAATGTGGACCGCTCACGCCTCCCCCGCAGCCCCCCCTACACTGCCTTCCTGGGCAACCTGCCCTACGACGTCTCAGAGGAATCTATCAAGGACTTCTTCCGGGGCCTAGCG ATCAGTGCGGTGCGCTTGCCACGGGAGCCCAGTAACCCAGAGAGGCTGAAGGGCTTTGGCTACGCAGAGTTTGATGACGTGGACTCCCTCTTGAGGGCGCTGACTCTCAACGAGGAG AACCTGGGAAACCGCAGGATCCGGGTGGATATTGCAGATCAGTCCAATGACAAGG AGGGGAGAGACAATGGTCAGATGGGTGGACGAGACCGGATGGGCCGCATGGGAGACATGGCAGGCCCCGACAAGACAGACAGTGATGACTGGAGGGCCCGGCCCACTGCAGACGCCGACGATGGACCCCCAAAGAGAGAGGAATCCGCCTTTG GGTCACGCGACCGCTACGGAGACCGTGACGTGCTGCGAAGGGACAACGACCGCGGCTTCGGCGACCGTGGCGGCGACCGGGACCGCGGCTTTGGCGGCAGAGACCGCTATGACGACCGGGGAGGTGAGAACGGAG CCTTTGGCTCCCGCAGGGATAGAGATGACGGAGGGCGACGTGCCTTCGGCAGTGGGTACCGCCGTGACGATGACGATCAGAGTGGCGGAGGTGGTGGTAGCCGCTATGGGGCCCGGGATCGCTACGGCGGAGACCGGGAGGGCCGGTACGAGAGGCAGGACGAAGGGcgtgaggagagag GTGGTCCCACCGAGAGGCCCAAGCTGGTCCTGAAGCCGCGCAGCATGACCAAGGAGGAGCAGCAGGCCGGCAGCGTTGGGGGTTCCCCAGCTGCTCCGGCAACCGCCCGCAGCTCTGGTCGAGCCTCCATCTTTGGAGCGGCCAAGCCCGTGGACACAGCGGCTAAGgagcaggaggtggaggagaagctCCAGAGGCAGCTGGAAGAGGACCAGTCCAAGGGCTTCGATAGGAAACCTCGCGACAGAGACAG GGACCCAAGCTGGAGGAATGAGGAGCCACCTTCTGAGCGGTCCCGCACAGGAAGTGAGTCATCACATCCCAGAAGTACCtctggagggagag CCTCACGgcgcagagagagcgagcgctcAGTGGAGAACGAAGTATTCAGCGGTAAGGAGGACGACCCTCCCTCTCCGGTGGCTCGCCCCTCTTCTGCCAACTCTTCCACCTTCTCCAAGGAGCCCCTCAAGGTGATGCCTGCACCGCCACCTAAGGAGAATGCCTGGGCCAAGCGGCCTGCATTGAGTACCGGGTCCAGCGAGGGATGCGCCCCTATCTCTACCAGTGACACGGCACCTCCCAAACTGAG CTTGAGTTCTACAAATGAAAGAGGATCGAATAAGG
- the LOC139370747 gene encoding eukaryotic translation initiation factor 4B-like isoform X7 yields MAAAAKKKGNKKGKTLTLTDFLAEDGGSGGNAPPPQPSYAKSTSWADETDDLEGDVSTSWHTGEDSYRAPAIDRNILPTAPRSAREPNVDRSRLPRSPPYTAFLGNLPYDVSEESIKDFFRGLAISAVRLPREPSNPERLKGFGYAEFDDVDSLLRALTLNEENLGNRRIRVDIADQSNDKEGRDNGQMGGRDRMGRMGDMAGPDKTDSDDWRARPTADADDGPPKREESAFGSRDRYGDRDVLRRDNDRGFGDRGGDRDRGFGGRDRYDDRGGENGAFGSRRDRDDGGRRAFGSGYRRDDDDQSGGGGGSRYGARDRYGGDREGRYERQDEGREERGEGGPTERPKLVLKPRSMTKEEQQAGSVGGSPAAPATARSSGRASIFGAAKPVDTAAKEQEVEEKLQRQLEEDQSKGFDRKPRDRDRDPSWRNEEPPSERSRTGSESSHPRSTSGGRASRRRESERSVENEVFSGKEDDPPSPVARPSSANSSTFSKEPLKVMPAPPPKENAWAKRPALSTGSSEGCAPISTSDTAPPKLSLSSTNERGSNKESLKEEAETQDLHQSQRNTKSPPPLNSAQPVNTLLC; encoded by the exons ATGGCGGCGGCAG CTAAGAAAAAGGGGAATAAGAAGGGGAAGACTCTGACCCTCACTGACTTCCTCGCAGAGGACGGTGGGAGTGGGGGCAATGCTCCACCACCGCAACCCAGCTACGCCAAGTCCACCAGCTGGGCTGATGAGACCGATGACCTGGAAGGAGATG TGTCCACCTCCTGGCACACAGGGGAGGACAGTTACCGGGCCCCCGCAATAGACCGTAACATCCTGCCCACAGCGCCACGGTCGGCCCGTGAGCCGAATGTGGACCGCTCACGCCTCCCCCGCAGCCCCCCCTACACTGCCTTCCTGGGCAACCTGCCCTACGACGTCTCAGAGGAATCTATCAAGGACTTCTTCCGGGGCCTAGCG ATCAGTGCGGTGCGCTTGCCACGGGAGCCCAGTAACCCAGAGAGGCTGAAGGGCTTTGGCTACGCAGAGTTTGATGACGTGGACTCCCTCTTGAGGGCGCTGACTCTCAACGAGGAG AACCTGGGAAACCGCAGGATCCGGGTGGATATTGCAGATCAGTCCAATGACAAGG AGGGGAGAGACAATGGTCAGATGGGTGGACGAGACCGGATGGGCCGCATGGGAGACATGGCAGGCCCCGACAAGACAGACAGTGATGACTGGAGGGCCCGGCCCACTGCAGACGCCGACGATGGACCCCCAAAGAGAGAGGAATCCGCCTTTG GGTCACGCGACCGCTACGGAGACCGTGACGTGCTGCGAAGGGACAACGACCGCGGCTTCGGCGACCGTGGCGGCGACCGGGACCGCGGCTTTGGCGGCAGAGACCGCTATGACGACCGGGGAGGTGAGAACGGAG CCTTTGGCTCCCGCAGGGATAGAGATGACGGAGGGCGACGTGCCTTCGGCAGTGGGTACCGCCGTGACGATGACGATCAGAGTGGCGGAGGTGGTGGTAGCCGCTATGGGGCCCGGGATCGCTACGGCGGAGACCGGGAGGGCCGGTACGAGAGGCAGGACGAAGGGcgtgaggagagaggtgagg GTGGTCCCACCGAGAGGCCCAAGCTGGTCCTGAAGCCGCGCAGCATGACCAAGGAGGAGCAGCAGGCCGGCAGCGTTGGGGGTTCCCCAGCTGCTCCGGCAACCGCCCGCAGCTCTGGTCGAGCCTCCATCTTTGGAGCGGCCAAGCCCGTGGACACAGCGGCTAAGgagcaggaggtggaggagaagctCCAGAGGCAGCTGGAAGAGGACCAGTCCAAGGGCTTCGATAGGAAACCTCGCGACAGAGACAG GGACCCAAGCTGGAGGAATGAGGAGCCACCTTCTGAGCGGTCCCGCACAGGAAGTGAGTCATCACATCCCAGAAGTACCtctggagggagag CCTCACGgcgcagagagagcgagcgctcAGTGGAGAACGAAGTATTCAGCGGTAAGGAGGACGACCCTCCCTCTCCGGTGGCTCGCCCCTCTTCTGCCAACTCTTCCACCTTCTCCAAGGAGCCCCTCAAGGTGATGCCTGCACCGCCACCTAAGGAGAATGCCTGGGCCAAGCGGCCTGCATTGAGTACCGGGTCCAGCGAGGGATGCGCCCCTATCTCTACCAGTGACACGGCACCTCCCAAACTGAG CTTGAGTTCTACAAATGAAAGAGGATCGAATAAGG
- the LOC139370747 gene encoding eukaryotic translation initiation factor 4B-like isoform X5 codes for MAAAAKKKGNKKGKTLTLTDFLAEDGGSGGNAPPPQPSYAKSTSWADETDDLEGDVSTSWHTGEDSYRAPAIDRNILPTAPRSAREPNVDRSRLPRSPPYTAFLGNLPYDVSEESIKDFFRGLAISAVRLPREPSNPERLKGFGYAEFDDVDSLLRALTLNEENLGNRRIRVDIADQSNDKEGRDNGQMGGRDRMGRMGDMAGPDKTDSDDWRARPTADADDGPPKREESAFGSRDRYGDRDVLRRDNDRGFGDRGGDRDRGFGGRDRYDDRGGENGAFGSRRDRDDGGRRAFGSGYRRDDDDQSGGGGGSRYGARDRYGGDREGRYERQDEGREERGEGGPTERPKLVLKPRSMTKEEQQAGSVGGSPAAPATARSSGRASIFGAAKPVDTAAKEQEVEEKLQRQLEEDQSKGFDRKPRDRDRDPSWRNEEPPSERSRTGSESSHPRSTSGGRASRRRESERSVENEVFSGKEDDPPSPVARPSSANSSTFSKEPLKVMPAPPPKENAWAKRPALSTGSSEGCAPISTSDTAPPKLRKSKRRGRDSRPAPEPKKYEESPTLKFSSASKYSALLMDREQGDDAENGVE; via the exons ATGGCGGCGGCAG CTAAGAAAAAGGGGAATAAGAAGGGGAAGACTCTGACCCTCACTGACTTCCTCGCAGAGGACGGTGGGAGTGGGGGCAATGCTCCACCACCGCAACCCAGCTACGCCAAGTCCACCAGCTGGGCTGATGAGACCGATGACCTGGAAGGAGATG TGTCCACCTCCTGGCACACAGGGGAGGACAGTTACCGGGCCCCCGCAATAGACCGTAACATCCTGCCCACAGCGCCACGGTCGGCCCGTGAGCCGAATGTGGACCGCTCACGCCTCCCCCGCAGCCCCCCCTACACTGCCTTCCTGGGCAACCTGCCCTACGACGTCTCAGAGGAATCTATCAAGGACTTCTTCCGGGGCCTAGCG ATCAGTGCGGTGCGCTTGCCACGGGAGCCCAGTAACCCAGAGAGGCTGAAGGGCTTTGGCTACGCAGAGTTTGATGACGTGGACTCCCTCTTGAGGGCGCTGACTCTCAACGAGGAG AACCTGGGAAACCGCAGGATCCGGGTGGATATTGCAGATCAGTCCAATGACAAGG AGGGGAGAGACAATGGTCAGATGGGTGGACGAGACCGGATGGGCCGCATGGGAGACATGGCAGGCCCCGACAAGACAGACAGTGATGACTGGAGGGCCCGGCCCACTGCAGACGCCGACGATGGACCCCCAAAGAGAGAGGAATCCGCCTTTG GGTCACGCGACCGCTACGGAGACCGTGACGTGCTGCGAAGGGACAACGACCGCGGCTTCGGCGACCGTGGCGGCGACCGGGACCGCGGCTTTGGCGGCAGAGACCGCTATGACGACCGGGGAGGTGAGAACGGAG CCTTTGGCTCCCGCAGGGATAGAGATGACGGAGGGCGACGTGCCTTCGGCAGTGGGTACCGCCGTGACGATGACGATCAGAGTGGCGGAGGTGGTGGTAGCCGCTATGGGGCCCGGGATCGCTACGGCGGAGACCGGGAGGGCCGGTACGAGAGGCAGGACGAAGGGcgtgaggagagaggtgagg GTGGTCCCACCGAGAGGCCCAAGCTGGTCCTGAAGCCGCGCAGCATGACCAAGGAGGAGCAGCAGGCCGGCAGCGTTGGGGGTTCCCCAGCTGCTCCGGCAACCGCCCGCAGCTCTGGTCGAGCCTCCATCTTTGGAGCGGCCAAGCCCGTGGACACAGCGGCTAAGgagcaggaggtggaggagaagctCCAGAGGCAGCTGGAAGAGGACCAGTCCAAGGGCTTCGATAGGAAACCTCGCGACAGAGACAG GGACCCAAGCTGGAGGAATGAGGAGCCACCTTCTGAGCGGTCCCGCACAGGAAGTGAGTCATCACATCCCAGAAGTACCtctggagggagag CCTCACGgcgcagagagagcgagcgctcAGTGGAGAACGAAGTATTCAGCGGTAAGGAGGACGACCCTCCCTCTCCGGTGGCTCGCCCCTCTTCTGCCAACTCTTCCACCTTCTCCAAGGAGCCCCTCAAGGTGATGCCTGCACCGCCACCTAAGGAGAATGCCTGGGCCAAGCGGCCTGCATTGAGTACCGGGTCCAGCGAGGGATGCGCCCCTATCTCTACCAGTGACACGGCACCTCCCAAACTGAG
- the LOC139370747 gene encoding eukaryotic translation initiation factor 4B-like isoform X6, with translation MAAAAKKKGNKKGKTLTLTDFLAEDGGSGGNAPPPQPSYAKSTSWADETDDLEGDVSTSWHTGEDSYRAPAIDRNILPTAPRSAREPNVDRSRLPRSPPYTAFLGNLPYDVSEESIKDFFRGLAISAVRLPREPSNPERLKGFGYAEFDDVDSLLRALTLNEENLGNRRIRVDIADQSNDKEGRDNGQMGGRDRMGRMGDMAGPDKTDSDDWRARPTADADDGPPKREESAFGSRDRYGDRDVLRRDNDRGFGDRGGDRDRGFGGRDRYDDRGGENGAFGSRRDRDDGGRRAFGSGYRRDDDDQSGGGGGSRYGARDRYGGDREGRYERQDEGREERGGPTERPKLVLKPRSMTKEEQQAGSVGGSPAAPATARSSGRASIFGAAKPVDTAAKEQEVEEKLQRQLEEDQSKGFDRKPRDRDRDPSWRNEEPPSERSRTGSESSHPRSTSGGRASRRRESERSVENEVFSGKEDDPPSPVARPSSANSSTFSKEPLKVMPAPPPKENAWAKRPALSTGSSEGCAPISTSDTAPPKLRKSKRRGRDSRPAPEPKKYEESPTLKFSSASKYSALLMDREQGDDAENGVE, from the exons ATGGCGGCGGCAG CTAAGAAAAAGGGGAATAAGAAGGGGAAGACTCTGACCCTCACTGACTTCCTCGCAGAGGACGGTGGGAGTGGGGGCAATGCTCCACCACCGCAACCCAGCTACGCCAAGTCCACCAGCTGGGCTGATGAGACCGATGACCTGGAAGGAGATG TGTCCACCTCCTGGCACACAGGGGAGGACAGTTACCGGGCCCCCGCAATAGACCGTAACATCCTGCCCACAGCGCCACGGTCGGCCCGTGAGCCGAATGTGGACCGCTCACGCCTCCCCCGCAGCCCCCCCTACACTGCCTTCCTGGGCAACCTGCCCTACGACGTCTCAGAGGAATCTATCAAGGACTTCTTCCGGGGCCTAGCG ATCAGTGCGGTGCGCTTGCCACGGGAGCCCAGTAACCCAGAGAGGCTGAAGGGCTTTGGCTACGCAGAGTTTGATGACGTGGACTCCCTCTTGAGGGCGCTGACTCTCAACGAGGAG AACCTGGGAAACCGCAGGATCCGGGTGGATATTGCAGATCAGTCCAATGACAAGG AGGGGAGAGACAATGGTCAGATGGGTGGACGAGACCGGATGGGCCGCATGGGAGACATGGCAGGCCCCGACAAGACAGACAGTGATGACTGGAGGGCCCGGCCCACTGCAGACGCCGACGATGGACCCCCAAAGAGAGAGGAATCCGCCTTTG GGTCACGCGACCGCTACGGAGACCGTGACGTGCTGCGAAGGGACAACGACCGCGGCTTCGGCGACCGTGGCGGCGACCGGGACCGCGGCTTTGGCGGCAGAGACCGCTATGACGACCGGGGAGGTGAGAACGGAG CCTTTGGCTCCCGCAGGGATAGAGATGACGGAGGGCGACGTGCCTTCGGCAGTGGGTACCGCCGTGACGATGACGATCAGAGTGGCGGAGGTGGTGGTAGCCGCTATGGGGCCCGGGATCGCTACGGCGGAGACCGGGAGGGCCGGTACGAGAGGCAGGACGAAGGGcgtgaggagagag GTGGTCCCACCGAGAGGCCCAAGCTGGTCCTGAAGCCGCGCAGCATGACCAAGGAGGAGCAGCAGGCCGGCAGCGTTGGGGGTTCCCCAGCTGCTCCGGCAACCGCCCGCAGCTCTGGTCGAGCCTCCATCTTTGGAGCGGCCAAGCCCGTGGACACAGCGGCTAAGgagcaggaggtggaggagaagctCCAGAGGCAGCTGGAAGAGGACCAGTCCAAGGGCTTCGATAGGAAACCTCGCGACAGAGACAG GGACCCAAGCTGGAGGAATGAGGAGCCACCTTCTGAGCGGTCCCGCACAGGAAGTGAGTCATCACATCCCAGAAGTACCtctggagggagag CCTCACGgcgcagagagagcgagcgctcAGTGGAGAACGAAGTATTCAGCGGTAAGGAGGACGACCCTCCCTCTCCGGTGGCTCGCCCCTCTTCTGCCAACTCTTCCACCTTCTCCAAGGAGCCCCTCAAGGTGATGCCTGCACCGCCACCTAAGGAGAATGCCTGGGCCAAGCGGCCTGCATTGAGTACCGGGTCCAGCGAGGGATGCGCCCCTATCTCTACCAGTGACACGGCACCTCCCAAACTGAG